From the Gemmatimonadaceae bacterium genome, the window CCAAGTTCCGCCAGCGAGAAGCCCGTGACGTCGATGAACGACACCCGGCCGGCGAGACTCTCGCTGCTGTCCTTCATCAGCGCGGGCGAGGCGCTCCCGAGGATCAGGAAGCGCGCGGGTGTGTCGGGGCGGTCCGCGAGCACCCGCAGCAGCGGGAACAGGTCGGGCCGGCGCTGCATCTCGTCGAGGACGACCAGCCCGGTCAGCGGCCGCAGGACGAGCTCCGGGTTGGCGAGCCGGGCAACGTCCGTCGGCGACTCGAGGTCGAAGACGTGGACCTCGGTGGCGGACTCTTCCGAGAAAGTCCGGGCGAGCGTAGTCTTGCCGGCCTGGCGTGGCCCGACCAGCGACACGATCGGGTTGTCGTGGAGGCGCGCCTTTATGATTCGGAGGTAGGCTTCGCGGCGGATGCTCATTTCCTTGAAATACTAACTGTTATCGTTAGGTTTGCAAGAAAAATAGCCATCCCTTTTGCGGAAAGGCACGAAACCAGCTGCGGCGTCTCACCCGGTGAGTACGGTCCGGATGAGGCCGGCGAGACAGTCACGTCCCCTCGCGGCCGTGACGCACATTCCGCTCTCCTTCACCCACCGGCTCATGAAGCACGCCAAGACGCTCATCGCCCTCGCATTCGCCCTGCTGGCGACGGTCCTTCCCGCCAGGTCCGTCGCGGCGCAGGCGGCGAATGCTCCCACGCTGATGCATGTGGTCTCGTTCAAGTTCAAGGCGTCGGCCACCAAGCCGCAGATCGACTCCGTCGTCGCGGCGTTCGGGGCGCTGCGAACGAAGATCCCCACGATCCGCGAGTTCTCGTGGGGCACGAACGTCAGTCCCGAGAAGCTCAACAAGGGCTTCACGCACGCGTTCGTGCTCCGCTTCGGCAGCGACGCGGATCGTGACGGGTACCTCGTGCATCCGGATCACGTGGCGTTCGGCAGGCTGCTGTCGCCGATCCTCGACGACGTGTTCGTGATCGACTACTGGACGCGGTGATGCCGCAAATCGTGCGGGTCACTTCGTGGCACCGTCGATGTGCAGGAACGCGAACACGGCCTCGAGAAACGCCTTCGGTTGCTGGCGCGGCGATCCGTGACCGGCATTCGGGATGACGACGGTCTGCGCGTGCGGCAGCACCCGGGCCAGTTCGTCGGCGACGTAGATGTCCAGCGCGTGCGTCTGCGCGCCACGCACCACGAGTGCCGGGACCCTCACCCTGGCCACAGCGTCTTTCGCGACATCCGGGTACGGGTCGGTCGCGCGCGTGATGGCCTTGAAGTAGTCGGCGTTCTGCATGATCGAGACCCGCCGTTCCGGCGGCAGAGCGGCGAAGGTGCCTGGGCCGTCGAACGCGTCGAGGAATGCACGAATGGCACCCTCGTCATCGCCGGCAGCGAATGCGCGGGCGGCAGGTACGTGCGTCGCGGCCAGGAAGTCGCGATACAGGCCCGACGCCACTGAATCGTGCGTCGCCCAGCCCAGGATGGGGGCCTCGGCCAGTACGAGCGACCTGACCATGGTCGGGTGCGCCATCGCGAGGGCCAGGGCAGTGAAGGCCCCATACGACGTGCCGACCAGGTGCACGGGGCCGAGGCGCAGTTCCGTGATCAGCGCGGCCAGGTCCTCGGCATCGACGAGCGCGTTGTGGTCGGCCGCGATCGGGTTGTGGTTCGGATAGTGATAGCGGCGACTGTACGAGATCACGCGGAAGTGCGGCGCCAGCGCCTCCATATGCGGGCCCCACGCGCGATAGTCACCCTGGCCGCCGTGCAGCAACACCAACGGGACCCCGTTTCCGCGCTCGATGTAGTGGAGCTCGACGCCCCGCACCATGATCCGGTGTGGCGCTTCGGGTTGTGCGTCCAGCGGCGCGCTGCATGCTAGGGCGAGTCCTGCGCCGACCATCATTCGCCACATGACCGGGTCTGGTGAAGGGTCACATACACGCTCGTGACTTCCCGACGCTTCGTCAAGCGGCGTGCGGCGTCGGCGGCTGGCGAAGCCGACGGACTGGGCCGATCAGCTAGCCGGCTTCAGCCATCCGTGCATCCCCATGCGCGCCACGAAGGCCTCGAACCATCCGGTGCTCGTGGTGGTCTTGGGGTACATGCCGGAGCCGTGGCCGCCCTGCTCGTACAAGTGGAACTCGACCGGCCGCTCCGCGGCACGCCACGCCTCGATCAGTGCGGGCCACGACCGCGCAGGTCCTCCCGTGCCACCAGGGTGATGACGATGGAATCGCCGACGGTCGTCGGAACGCGTTCCTGCGTCTCGAACCCGCAGTAGACGCCGCTGTCGCGCGGCATCTCGCCGATCATCGCCCAGCCGTCGGAGATCTTGCCGTCCCGGAAGATCACGAGCGTCTGGTCACGCTTGTCGCGCGTGTTCAGGATGCGGAGGGTGAGCTCGCCGGACAGGAATGCGCGTCGGTCGAGGAAGGTCCAGTGGAATCGGGTCCCGGCGATCGGGAGCTTGAAGTGGTGCGCTCATGGATACGAACAAGCGGGTGAGACAGCGGGCGAAATCTCTGGTGCTAGACGCGCGGGAACGGCCGCTGGCGCACCTGCTCACCTTTCACAACCGTGATCCGCCCGCTGAGCTCGAGATCCTCACGATCAAGCAATGCCGCCAGCTGCTCCCCGGGTGCGGTCGGTGATGACGGTGCCCCGCGAAACAGGACCAGACCGAGTGGGGGCGCGTCACTGCCGCGAACGATCCTCTCGGCCAGATCGAGATCAAAGCCGAACGTCAGGCGAGCCTCCGCCCGCCCGAGCGCGAGCACGTCTGCGTCGCCAACACCCGGGCTGACTTCCGCGATCCAGAGTACGTCAAAGCCCCGTGCGCGGAGGTAGTCCACCGCCGCTCGCGGGACATTCTCGTCAGCCAGCAACGGGCACGCCGCGCCCGGCGCAGTCACGCCGCGTCGAACCGCAGCGAGTACAACGCCTCGTCATGCAGGATTTCGGCGGAATAGGCAAAGACGGCGCGCAGCGCGTCAGCGCTGAGGGACGGGTAATTCTCCAACACCTGCGCCGATGTCCAACCCGCGGCAAAGAGACCGAGGATGAACTCCACGGTCAGCCGCGTGCCCTGCACGAGCGGCTTGCCGCCGGCAATGTCGGCCGTGGTCGTGATATAGGGCTGCCAATTCATCGGGGGGCTCCATGGCGAGGCTCGTGGAAACATACCCCGAAGGTGCGGGCCGAGCGACGCCCTGGTGTGGAGCCCGTGGGAGGCACCTCGGACCCTACGGGTAGAGCTGCACGTCGATCGCTCGCAACCAGTCAGGAAAGGCGCCGCTCACCGCGACGCCCGTTGTGCCCGCCTACCCGCCCCCGCGCGCACCACCAGCTCATCAACGAACACCCACGCCGCCCCGCCCGCACCGGGATGCTCCGCCGGCAGTGTCGCGCCACGCGCCACCACCCGGAGATGCCGGGCATCCATCGCACTCGGCGCCTGCGCCACGAACGCCCGCGTGAACGCCCCCTCCCGCGCCACCGGCACCTGATGCGTGAGCACCACCGGCTCACTCCATGTGCTGCCATCCGCCGACCACGACACCGTCACCTCGCGCGGCAGCAGGATCCAGCTGCGCACGTTCTGCAGGAACCGCGCATCCAGCGTCGCCCCACGCACCGGCTCAGGCAACGCCACCTCGAACGAGACCTCGGGCTTCTCCCACCCCTGCCAGATGCCATCCGCGTGCTCGGTGCTGCCCAGCAGGCCGTCCGTGAGGCTGCGGCCGCCGGTGCCGGGATACCGCGCATCAGCCGCCGGCACGCTGCGCACACTGGCCCCGACTGCGCGATGCTGCACCCCCTGCACGCGCCGCTCCTCGCGCACCGGTGAGCTGCCCAGGAACGCCTGCAGTCGCGTGAGCCCCGTCGGGCGCAGCAGCGCGCCGTCACGCAGCACCGGTGACCGCGCCGATGGCGGCGAGCCATTGGTGGAGGCGCGCATCACGAGGCCGTCCGCCAGCACGGGAAGGCGCAGCTGCGCCCGTCCGCTCACGGTGTCATACGTGATCCGCATCGACACCAGCGGCGAGGCATCGGGACCGATGGCGTACCCGGCCCGCGACAGCGACGGCGCGTGCACTGTGGCCACTCGCTGCGCGAAGGCCGCCTGGTCACCCCCCGGACCACTCCACAGCAACTCGGCGAACGCGAGGAGCCGCGGCAGCGCCATCAGCTCCACGTTTGCACCGCTGGTGATGTGCTCGCTCCACAACGGTGCCTCGCCGCCGAGGATGCGTGCCCGCTGCTCGTCGCGCAGGCCGGCGGGCACGGGGTTGAAGGCGTACACATCCCGCAGCGTCAGCTCGCCCGCCGAGCGATTGAGGTAGGTGAAGTCGCTGGGGGAGGCGATCACGTCGAAGCCGCGCGTGACCGCGGCGCGCGTGAAGGCGGTGTCGCGCCACGACTGCACCACGCCGCCAGGCACGTAGCTCCCATCGAGCACCTCGTCCCATCCGATGATGCGACGGCCGCGTTTCGCCACGTGGTCTGCGATGCGGCGCAGGAACCAGCTCTGCAGCTCCTCTTCGTTGGCCAGTCCTTCGCGCTGCATCACCGCCTGGCAGGCGGCACAGGCCTTCCAGCGCTCCTTGGGTGCCTCGTCGCCACCGATGTGGATGTACGGGGAGGGGAAGAGCGCGATCACCTCGTCCAGCACGTTGAAGAGGAAGGTGAAGGTCTCCGGCTTGCCCACGCAGTACACGTCGGCGAACACGCCCCAGGTATGCGGCACCTGGATGGTGTCGTTGGTGCAGCCCAGCGAGGGGTAGGAGGCGATGGCTGCCGAGGAGTGGCCCGGGATCTCGATCTCCGGCACGACGGTGATGCCGCGCGCAGTCGCATAGCGCACCACATGCCGGATCTGCGCCTGGGTGTAGTACCCGCCGGAGCGCGAGCCATCGGCTTCGCGCCGCCATGCGCCGATGCGGGTCAGGTTGGGGTAGCGCTTGATCTCGATGCGCCACCCCTGGTCCTCGGTCAGGTGCCAGTGGAGGACGTTCATCTTGTAGCGCGCGAGCAGGTCGATGTGTCGCTCGATGTCGCGCACGGGGAAGAAGTGGCGGCCGGCGTCGATCATGGAGCCACGCCAGGGGAAGGCGGGGGCGTCGGTGATGCGGGTGGCGGCGACCTGCCACCGACCGCGGCGTTCAGCGGATTCGAGGAGTTGCAACAGCGTCTCCAACCCCCATCGTGCGCCGGCCACACCGGCACCGCGGACCAGCACCCGCTGGCTGTCCACGGCCAGCTCGTACGCCTCGGCGGTTCGGTGGACGAGGCCCGTGTCCAGCGTGATGTAGCGTGCATCGCGGGCTTGCGGCGGGCTGGCGGTGACGCGTACCGCGACGCCTGACTTGGTCCGGAGTCGGGCCGCGAATTGCGCAGCCAGCGCGCGCAGTGTCGGCGCGTTGGATGGCACGACGAGGGCCACGGACGGCGGCAGGACGAAGGGCGGTTGACCGCGGGCTGGCTCCGCCTGAGATGCGCGCGGCAGAAGCGCGTCAGCGCCGCGTGGCGCCGGTTGTGCGGGGAGCGCGCCGGCCAGCGCGATCAGGAATGCGGCAAGGCGGGCGAGTGCCGTTCGTGTCCTCCCACGGTGGCGGAACGCGATCATCTCGGAAGCTGTGTCGCGGACAAATCCCGACTGATCGGCGCGAGCCGATCGAATGCAACAACGGTTGCATCTTCTCCGCCGCGAGGTGGCGGAGAAAGGTTGCGTCGACAATGACAACGCCCTCCTCAGAAGCACTCAATGAAAAAACCGGATTGCCAGCCGAGGCTTAACGCCAGCATTGACTGCAGAGCACCCGCACCGCAAAGACTGCACCGAGTGCAATGTCGTGTGCTCTGCCGTCGCATGCAGGCGTTAGAAGGCCGTTCCGCTCCGAATCAAGCCGCGAGTCGCGCTTCATAAGGTCACGCGGAGCACTCAGATCCGCACGCATGAGAAGTCGACCTCGGCGATTCACCGAAAAACTCGCGGCGCAACCTAAAAGAAGCGGCACCACTCTAGCCCGCAGGTCAGGTAAGCGACTTGTAGAGCACACCGCCGACAACAACCACAAGTGTGGCCCAAGCTTTCGCGACTACTTCCTGTCCATACTTAAACTCCTCAAAGTGCGACCTCCCCTTTTCGCGATCATAGAGGAAGAAGTACTCGAACGCGAACCAAGCCGGTGGAACCATCACCCAGATAACCCAACACCACAGAAGCGCGTGACCTTCCCGCTTCGGCATCACAAGCGTCCAGGTACCTGACTCGTTGAACGCGGCACCCCCTATGATCTTCCACAACAGCCAGACAGTCATCACCAGCAAAGCGAACGCGGCGACCTGCACAAGGAACATCCCAACTTTCACTGTTGGTCCTGACTTATAGAAGTCCGCAGCCTTCTTGGGAGACGACACTGCAGTCCCACTCTTTGGAGGGCCATCAGTGTCCCTGAGAATCTGCTGTGCACGCATCTCACGTCTTGTCTTGGCCATATTGGTGCCCTCGCCCATTGACGAAGTCAGGTGACGCACTAACTGATTCGGAACCCGCGCCAACTGTTCAAATATTCACTTCGCAGCGGTCTAATACCAAGCATAGTCTGCGGTGTGCGCGCCTGAAGATTCTCGTACGTACCGAGACTTCTGGTTCTCCGTCAGGCTCGTGTCCTTGTTAGACGTGCGAATTCACAGGCTTAGCGCAAGACCGATCCAGCAAAGCCAGATGACATAGGGTGCGCCTGGCTTCCAACCTCCGCCGAGAGAAAGGTTGCCGGGGGATTCGGTGACAGTGCACTCATCGCGTTGAAGCGATGATGCCGATGGGTTTCGGGCCAGTGTGAACCGCAAGACGGGACAGAATGGGCGGCGGTGGATGGAAGAGCCGGATCAGTCGTGCGGCCTAGGCACCCTGATTCCCGACTCCCGTGCGCGATCGCCTTTGTGACAGCCGAGTGAATCCGAATCATCGTATTCGCTCAATGAGTCCACTGTCACCGAAACTCGACGGCACCGCACGAAAATATCCTGCGATCATTTGCCTAAACGCGTCGATGCCGCGCCCCTTGTCGGTCAGCGAGTCGCCAGACACGCTCATCCACACCACATCGCTCGCGACGATCCTCATCATGGCGTCCAGATCTTTGGCATTGAACGCTGCCACGTACTCACGTACCACCGAGATCGGCGTGGTGTCGTGCGGGGTGGTCACGGCACGCTGCGCGCCTGCGGACGTGGTACGGCCGAGAAGCAGGAGTCCAAGCAGAATGAGGCGGCGGCGCCGGAGCGTTTCCCTGAGACAACGCATGCTGTGCAGCGCGACACCGCTCGCCAGCACTACGATTTTGCCACTCGCTTCGATTCCTGTACTCGATACGCCAACAGGCTGAGTAGAGAGATGTACTCCAGTGCTCGCTGCTCAGAGCCTTCCGGAAACGAGTGGCCGCCCGGATTTCGAATTGCCATAACGGCGCCTTCGAAGAGATGCATCATGCCCTCCTGTTCATCAGCGTCGGTTTGATCCGCAAGTGCGTTGAATGAGAGGATTGGTGCATTCTTTGAGAATACAGTTCTGACAAGACCAGTGCCATCAAGGTCATGTCTTCCAGACCGGTCCTTCACGTAGTTAATGAGGGCCTTCGATGCTGCGAACACGGCTTCCGAATGATAGCCGTCCACAAAGAGATCGCTCGCAACATCTGATATTCGCGGATGCAGGTTGAGTTTCGAGAAGTAGCTCGACGGCGTTGGCGGGCCATCGCCTATATCTTCAGCTTTCTCACGAAGCCGATTGATCAAGCCATTGAGCACGCCGTTTACTGAGGTGCGTCCACGATCGGTCGACGTAATGATTTCGTAGTCGTTCATGTTGATGTACATCGGTCCAGCCCAGAGACGAATATGCTTGTGCTCTTCGAACTCTGGAGAAGCCTGGCCAAAGACTTCGCGGATCGTCTCTCGAATGTTGCTGATAACGACATCGTCCGCTCCACTGTGTCCGAGTATCGCGGACCGTATGTCGAGCTGCTCGAGTTCCTCAATTCGTCGTTCAAGCTTGGCGATTGCTCGCTGAATCTCGTAACGTGAGGCGAAGATTCGCACCTCGATCATTGGCTCCGGAGGGACTTTTCGCGGCATCGAATATCTGGTGACGGTCTGTCTCTGGCGATGGCAAAGACTGCTGGCAAGCGCCAGAGTTCAGCTGCGGAGCGGCCCACGTGGAGCGCGCATTGTGAATGGAGGCTGGGCCGCTCCGTCAGCGGCAACGATTCGTTAGACAGCGTGCTGCGCTGACGCCGCGGTCTTACCCACCCGCGCCGCCGAGCACGGGTCAGATCGAAGTCACCCGTCGATCGCCGTTCGATTCGATCGCTCCCGTGTGCTCGCTTTAAGTGCTGGACGGTACAGATAGGTAATGGAGAACGTGCTGAACGTAATGCGGCGCAACACGCCCGCTTCGACAAGCAGTTCGATCGCTGCCTCCACTTCAGACGAGCCGGATGGTGCGAGCCCGAGGGCGTCGGCGAGATGCGGAATCGAGTCGAATGCGGCGGTTCCACCCCTCAGGCGGTCGAGGTACGGACGTGCGCTCGGGAACTCGGCCAAGACCGTATCATCGAGACGCTTTCGGGATAGCTCGCCGAAGGAGCTAACGATCGAGTCAGCCGAGAGAATCGTGTCGGTAGGCACACCGCTAGGATTCGTCCTCTGCAGCTCAATGTTCTTTCTCGTCGCGAGCGACAACAGCGTTATGTAGTTCCGTGGATTGAAGGCGCCGGTCCCGTCCATCGTCGCTTTGGCAATCCAAACGTGGCTGCGCTCCGTTTGGATGGTAGCAGGCGAAAGCGCATTCCAGACCTGATTGGGGTCGCTCGTGTCGACCTTTAGCAGGTTCAACTTCTGCCGTACAGCCAAACTCGCTGTCATCCTTCGCGATACAAGCGCCACGATGCTTCGAGCATTCCAGACAATGTTCAAGTCACGTAAATGAGTCACGTTCGTAAAGCCCGCGACTTTCGTTACGCGATCATAGATGTCGGTACGGATGAATATCTTACATCTGATGTCCGTTTGCCCTTGCCTCAGCGCGCAGATGTTGAGGTGGGCACGAAGCAATGCGCGTAAACTATGGATCTCGTTCGCCGAGCTCTTCTGAAAGA encodes:
- a CDS encoding Dabb family protein, with the protein product MTHIPLSFTHRLMKHAKTLIALAFALLATVLPARSVAAQAANAPTLMHVVSFKFKASATKPQIDSVVAAFGALRTKIPTIREFSWGTNVSPEKLNKGFTHAFVLRFGSDADRDGYLVHPDHVAFGRLLSPILDDVFVIDYWTR
- a CDS encoding alpha/beta hydrolase, giving the protein MVRGVELHYIERGNGVPLVLLHGGQGDYRAWGPHMEALAPHFRVISYSRRYHYPNHNPIAADHNALVDAEDLAALITELRLGPVHLVGTSYGAFTALALAMAHPTMVRSLVLAEAPILGWATHDSVASGLYRDFLAATHVPAARAFAAGDDEGAIRAFLDAFDGPGTFAALPPERRVSIMQNADYFKAITRATDPYPDVAKDAVARVRVPALVVRGAQTHALDIYVADELARVLPHAQTVVIPNAGHGSPRQQPKAFLEAVFAFLHIDGATK
- a CDS encoding DUF433 domain-containing protein — its product is MNWQPYITTTADIAGGKPLVQGTRLTVEFILGLFAAGWTSAQVLENYPSLSADALRAVFAYSAEILHDEALYSLRFDAA
- a CDS encoding beta-N-acetylhexosaminidase, whose translation is MIAFRHRGRTRTALARLAAFLIALAGALPAQPAPRGADALLPRASQAEPARGQPPFVLPPSVALVVPSNAPTLRALAAQFAARLRTKSGVAVRVTASPPQARDARYITLDTGLVHRTAEAYELAVDSQRVLVRGAGVAGARWGLETLLQLLESAERRGRWQVAATRITDAPAFPWRGSMIDAGRHFFPVRDIERHIDLLARYKMNVLHWHLTEDQGWRIEIKRYPNLTRIGAWRREADGSRSGGYYTQAQIRHVVRYATARGITVVPEIEIPGHSSAAIASYPSLGCTNDTIQVPHTWGVFADVYCVGKPETFTFLFNVLDEVIALFPSPYIHIGGDEAPKERWKACAACQAVMQREGLANEEELQSWFLRRIADHVAKRGRRIIGWDEVLDGSYVPGGVVQSWRDTAFTRAAVTRGFDVIASPSDFTYLNRSAGELTLRDVYAFNPVPAGLRDEQRARILGGEAPLWSEHITSGANVELMALPRLLAFAELLWSGPGGDQAAFAQRVATVHAPSLSRAGYAIGPDASPLVSMRITYDTVSGRAQLRLPVLADGLVMRASTNGSPPSARSPVLRDGALLRPTGLTRLQAFLGSSPVREERRVQGVQHRAVGASVRSVPAADARYPGTGGRSLTDGLLGSTEHADGIWQGWEKPEVSFEVALPEPVRGATLDARFLQNVRSWILLPREVTVSWSADGSTWSEPVVLTHQVPVAREGAFTRAFVAQAPSAMDARHLRVVARGATLPAEHPGAGGAAWVFVDELVVRAGAGRRAQRASR
- a CDS encoding nuclear transport factor 2 family protein, with product MTTPHDTTPISVVREYVAAFNAKDLDAMMRIVASDVVWMSVSGDSLTDKGRGIDAFRQMIAGYFRAVPSSFGDSGLIERIR
- a CDS encoding TIGR02391 family protein: MIEVRIFASRYEIQRAIAKLERRIEELEQLDIRSAILGHSGADDVVISNIRETIREVFGQASPEFEEHKHIRLWAGPMYINMNDYEIITSTDRGRTSVNGVLNGLINRLREKAEDIGDGPPTPSSYFSKLNLHPRISDVASDLFVDGYHSEAVFAASKALINYVKDRSGRHDLDGTGLVRTVFSKNAPILSFNALADQTDADEQEGMMHLFEGAVMAIRNPGGHSFPEGSEQRALEYISLLSLLAYRVQESKRVAKS